From a region of the Pelodiscus sinensis isolate JC-2024 unplaced genomic scaffold, ASM4963464v1 ctg114, whole genome shotgun sequence genome:
- the LOC142824405 gene encoding uncharacterized protein LOC142824405, with protein MAKHIRLWFRKALKMAPGPVGSSSSVPAGGEAESHQLGATRPPARPLRTWLQRRLGRRDPAQRGSRVGWLWGLLLCGEKHLPQEPSPHYHQGASPCPAPGDLPVSGSPQPLRTSPCSCGSSSVSSSAWASSCSRATSCSRSDPEPPCASAELCQERMDSRVEEGAIYDIEEQLHTRDTSPAALQRFLLAVPPACLAALQRGEDTLAPRCCKDTMMARIVEIMEDSPTPLVLADCLNAACSLSTLQPPLQAQLLSPLLRAAVGQTVSGDWQQEPIHTQVRPSGPCSRAGLELQRGVGVGAEGEKKLQVWILPSRFPVALPGGPSLPCPAWAPPCSARRLRPCSRLHPGASGWPGFPNPPLTQGSPLSCSSSSGPFPSTSRPYWQASSPSPQTPPGCS; from the exons atggccaaacacatcaggctgtggttccggaaagccctgaagatggccccagggccggtgggaagcagctcctccgtccccgcgggcggggaagctgaatcccaccagctcggggcgactcgcccaccggccaggcccctccggacctggctccagaggcggctgggaaggcgggacccagcccagcggggcagccgggtagggtggctctggggcctcctcctctgtggagagaaacacctgccccaggagcccagcccccattaccaccagggggcatcgccctgcccggcccccggggacctgccagtctccgggagcccccagcctctccgcaccagcccctgcagctgtgggtccagctcagtgagcagcagcgcctgggcctccagctgcagccgggccacctcctgcagccgctcagacccag agcccccctgcgcctcggcggagctctgccaggagcggatggactcccgggtggaggaaggggccatctatgatattgaagagcagctccacacccgggacacg agcccagccgccctgcagcggttcctcctggccgtcccccccgcctgcctcgccgccctccaaaggggcgaggacaccctggcgccgcgctgctgcaaggacaccatgatggccaggatcgtg gagatcatggaggactcccccaccccactggtcttggccgactgcctcaacgccgcctgcagcctcag caccttgcagcctcccctacaggcccagctcctgagccccctgctgagggcggccgtgggacagactgtgtctggggactggcagcaggagcccatccacacacaggtacgtccctccgggccctgctcccgggctgggctggagctccagagaggagtgggggtgggggcagagggagagaagaagctgcaggtttggatccttccctccaggtttcccgttgctctccctgggggcccgtcccttccatgcccagcctgggctcctccctgctctgcgaggcggctcagaccctgctcaaggctgcaccccggagccagcgggtggcctggattccccaacccccctctgacccagggctcccccttgtcttgcagcagttcatccgggcccttcccgtcgacctccaggccctactggcaagcctcctcgccgagtccccagacaccgccaggctgcagctga
- the LOC142824404 gene encoding uncharacterized protein LOC142824404, producing the protein MAKHIRLWFRKALKMAPGPVGSSSSVPAGGEAESHQLGATRPPARPLRTCLQRRLGRRDPAQRGSRVGWLWGLLCGEKHLPQEPSPHYHQGASPCPAPGDLPVSGSPQPLRTSPCSCGSSSVSSSAWASSCSRATSCSRSDPEPPCASAELCQERMDSRVEEGAIYDIEEQLHTRDTSPAALQRFLLAVPPACLAALQRGEDTLAPRCCKDTMMARIVEIMEDSPTPLVLADCLNAACSLSTLQPPLQAQLLSPLLRAAVGQTVSGDWQQEPIHTQQFIRALPVDLQALLASLLAESPDTARLQLIMEHLSPWLESRLPQEQARALGSTTALLGVATTLPGFEVSDLGAGGSGAAGRGAGSVPGRQSWEWAGNGPRSPFPGEGRPWLLCPL; encoded by the exons atggccaaacacatcaggctgtggttccggaaagccctgaagatggccccagggccggtgggaagcagctcctccgtccccgcgggcggggaagctgaatcccaccagctcggggcgactcgcccaccggccaggcccctccggacctgtctccagaggcggctgggaaggcgggacccagcccagcggggcagccgggtagggtggctctggggcctcctctgtggagagaaacacctgccccaggagcccagcccccattaccaccagggggcatcgccctgcccggcccccggggacctgccagtctccgggagcccccagcctctccgcaccagcccctgcagctgtgggtccagctcagtgagcagcagcgcctgggcctccagctgcagccgggccacctcctgcagccgctcagacccag agcccccctgcgcctcggcggagctctgccaggagcggatggactcccgggtggaggaaggggccatctatgatattgaagagcagctccacacccgggacacg agcccagccgccctgcagcggttcctcctggccgtcccccccgcctgcctcgccgccctccaaaggggcgaggacaccctggcgccgcgctgctgcaaggacaccatgatggccaggatcgtg gagatcatggaggactcccccaccccactggtcttggccgactgcctcaacgccgcctgcagcctcag caccttgcagcctcccctacaggcccagctcctgagccccctgctgagggcggccgtgggacagactgtgtctggggactggcagcaggagcccatccacacacag cagttcatccgggcccttcccgtcgacctccaggccctactggcaagcctcctcgccgagtccccagacaccgccaggctgcagctgatcatggag cacctgagcccgtggctggagtcccgcctgccccaggagcaagccagggcccttggcagcaccacggccctgctgggagtcgccaccaccctcccggggtttgaggtaagtgacctcggagccggggggtctggggctgcagggcgtggggctgggagcgtccccgggaggcagagctgggaatgggccgggaatgggccgcgttctcctttccccggggaggggcgaccctgg ttgctttgtcctctgtga